The Desmonostoc muscorum LEGE 12446 genome includes a region encoding these proteins:
- a CDS encoding ArnT family glycosyltransferase: MQKNIIKSQDKNSSILFLLILAVALRIYNINSPIIGIHSWRQSDTAAIARNFYENGFNLFYPQIDWGGNLPGYCETEFPIYSFIVALIYRIFGVAEFWGRFFSIICFLVALYFLYQFIIKILDKKVASWSCLFFVILPLNIYYSRTFQPESMLLMCSVIGIYYFTNWLDSEKWQDLILSGSFVALACLIKVLPIIYLGIPLFYLAWTKYGIRVFSQISLWIYSILILIPVAIWYYHAHQLFLEYGNTFGFWSGSTNRYNYNIVLTLNFWTEIFFRTAVRHFAIFGFPIFLLGLFIPRRTRREYVLDVWLISVVLTWILVPITSLVHEYYQLQFMLPGVVFMGKACSQYLEKAADQVNYKKAIVVCLCLTVAAGSVIYTIDYMFKERIEKSAVFQLAQQVKQNTEPDSLIIATTASDPTLLYLSHRKGWLINHNDVSEEYILSRAKLGAKYLVGSFNFVESYNLFVDDSQKQKVQNFLDKYPNILKNGMNFITKLP; the protein is encoded by the coding sequence ATGCAAAAGAATATCATAAAAAGTCAGGATAAAAATTCGTCTATACTGTTCTTATTAATCTTAGCCGTAGCTCTAAGAATTTATAATATTAATTCGCCAATTATCGGTATTCATTCATGGCGTCAGTCAGATACCGCAGCAATAGCGAGAAATTTTTATGAGAATGGTTTTAACTTATTTTATCCTCAAATTGATTGGGGAGGTAATTTACCCGGTTATTGCGAAACAGAGTTTCCAATTTATTCATTCATTGTTGCTCTGATTTACAGGATTTTTGGAGTTGCAGAGTTTTGGGGAAGATTCTTCTCAATTATTTGTTTTTTAGTAGCTCTCTACTTCCTTTATCAGTTTATTATCAAAATTTTAGATAAAAAAGTTGCCTCTTGGTCTTGTTTATTTTTTGTAATTTTACCTTTGAATATTTATTATAGTAGAACTTTTCAACCAGAGTCGATGCTGTTGATGTGTTCAGTTATTGGCATCTACTATTTCACTAATTGGCTTGACTCAGAAAAATGGCAAGATTTAATTTTATCAGGTAGCTTTGTAGCCTTAGCTTGTCTCATCAAAGTTTTACCAATAATATATTTAGGAATACCACTTTTTTACTTAGCATGGACTAAATACGGTATCAGAGTTTTTTCTCAAATATCTCTGTGGATTTATAGCATATTGATACTAATACCTGTAGCTATTTGGTATTACCATGCTCATCAACTATTTTTAGAGTATGGTAATACTTTTGGTTTTTGGTCAGGTTCAACAAATAGGTATAACTATAATATTGTACTCACCTTAAATTTTTGGACAGAAATATTCTTCAGAACTGCTGTTAGACATTTTGCTATTTTTGGCTTTCCTATATTTTTATTAGGATTATTCATTCCTAGAAGAACTAGACGAGAATATGTATTAGATGTTTGGTTAATTTCAGTAGTATTAACTTGGATTTTAGTACCTATTACCAGTTTAGTTCATGAATATTATCAACTCCAATTTATGCTTCCAGGAGTGGTATTCATGGGTAAAGCTTGTAGTCAATACTTAGAGAAAGCTGCTGATCAAGTTAATTATAAAAAAGCTATAGTAGTCTGCCTATGTTTAACTGTAGCTGCTGGCTCTGTCATTTATACTATTGATTATATGTTCAAAGAAAGAATAGAAAAATCGGCTGTTTTTCAACTAGCACAGCAAGTGAAACAAAATACTGAACCAGATTCACTCATAATTGCTACTACTGCCAGTGATCCAACATTACTTTATCTATCACATCGAAAAGGATGGCTAATCAACCACAACGATGTCAGTGAAGAATATATTTTATCTAGAGCCAAATTAGGAGCTAAATATCTGGTAGGAAGTTTTAATTTTGTGGAAAGCTATAATTTATTTGTGGATGATAGCCAAAAGCAAAAAGTTCAGAATTTTCTTGATAAATATCCAAATATTCTCAAAAATGGTATGAACTTTATTACTAAATTACCCTGA
- a CDS encoding amino acid adenylation domain-containing protein codes for MQINSHTSEYKENIPSNTLTHILDTEVVQEWSDTQPIAENLCIHQMFEMQVERSPQAIAVVFENTQLTYQQLNQRANQLAHYLRTLGVGPEVLVGICLERSLEMIVGLLGILKAGGAYVPLDPSYPKERLAFILEDTQTAVLLTQEKLVENLPPHQAQVICLDLFLEENTQNSQDNPVNQTTLDNLIYVIYTSGSTGQPKGVMIPHRGICNQLYWRQTTFRLTPADKVLLTISFSFDPSVWQIFWPLCFGGQLIMARPGGHQDAAYLVKVITEQQITVLALVPSILRVLLEEKGIENCQFLRHVTCGGEALAGELIERFFAQLNLDNVLHNCYGPTEASIDTTFWTCQRGTNYTIAPIGHPITNAQIYILDENLQPVPVGESGELYIGGIGLGRGYLNRPELTKEKFIIDPFSSKKGARLYKTGDLARYNSDGNVEFVGRIDHQVKIRGFRIELGEIEAVLSQHPALTQTLVIAREDVPGDKQLVAYIVASPEEIPTQIELRRFLQGQLPEYMVPGYFVFLDTLPLNPNGKIDRRALPAPDTSDLGLSTNFVPPQNPAEEVLASIWAKVLRLEQVGIHNNFFELGGHSLLATQVMSRVRQAFGIEIPLQVLFENPTIANLAQAIAENQISENNPQNQSIPQIANRESVPLSFAQQRVWFLEQLEPNSRAYIISDAQRLTGELNLGVLQQALDAIVVHHEALRTNFIKSPDGSPIQVISPSRSVKLKVIKVTQEQAELLLTQEAQPPFNLESDLMLRASLLQIDEHEQILLLVMHHIASDGWSMGILWQQLAAVYEAFLNGKPSPLTKLPIQYADFAVWQHQWLSGEVLSSQINYWKTQLAGANTVLELPTDRPRPPVQTYQGAAQSLMLPQSLSASLTELSRQEGVTLFMTLLAAFGTILHRYTGQEDILIGSPIAGRNRSEIEGLIGFFINTVVLRTDFSGNPSFRSVLSRVRQMALGAYAHQDMPFEKLVEELQPERDTSRNPLFQVWFNMLNLRDIQLEIPGVAVEPISMLETGSKFDLTLYVTEQNQGIKLDLVYNTDLFTSERMMEMLHQFHHLLNQIVAAPENQISLYSLVTPQARFLLPEPRAVLPEPEYELVTTMFTSWVNSAPEHAAVRQGTRTWNYGELGKIAQGLAEVLLSQGVQQGDVVAVFGTRSFGLIASMVGVLLSGGVLLTLDPKLPSDRHDLMLREAKAKYILYIDSQTQKDRGIAECLIIICVNPDTGEIINLPQGTTQAINWPQITGNDAAYIFFTSGTTGVPKGVLGCHKGMAHFLNWQRQTFKIGQQDRTAQLTGLSFDVVLRDIFLPLTSGATLCLPEEGDNLEPTKILRYLEDEQISVLHTVPSLAQSWLANVPSEVTLGKLRWLFFAGEPLKETLVLRWRDAFPESGEIINLYGPTETTLAKCYYPVPVECRPGVQPVGMPLPETQALVFTPNHQPCGIGEPGEIVIRTPFRSLGYINAQQENRSRFVKNPFGNDEQDWLYYTGDRGCYRPDGSLEILGRRDHQVKIRGIRIEPGEIETVLAQHPDILQTVVIAREDVPGDQRLVAYIIPNHDSVTTVSEIRRFLSTKLPQYMLPSAFVLLETMPLTANGKVDRRALPAPDLSRQEPEGTFVAPRNQVERQLTEIWEQLLGVQPIGVQDNFFELGGHSLLAVKLFWQIEKTFNKNLPLATLFQSSSIEALAKIICQEEDLATNKASLKHKSKATWSSLVEIQPNGSKPPFFCIHGLGGEVLCFRELAQHLGSEQPFYGLQPRGLDGKYPFHTCVEDMAAHYIQEIKTLQPHGPYFLGGYSFGGGVAFEMARQLHEQGEEIGILIILDSCRPGYSRRSPFLKRIFLHLNNILRQGIGYLWQKVLKWSYWNKSRLQNTYKRYLEAVLDLPETDKHLKSIDINTQAISQYTYPVYPGRAVLLRTQDKNRGEAIGTQYDAQFGWGEVVAGGLDIHLVPGSHVSLLREPDVQVVAEKLRNCLIKAQSPKN; via the coding sequence ATGCAGATAAATAGTCATACTTCAGAATATAAAGAAAATATTCCGTCAAATACTTTAACTCACATCCTTGACACTGAAGTTGTACAAGAATGGAGTGATACCCAGCCAATTGCTGAGAATCTGTGTATCCATCAAATGTTTGAGATGCAAGTGGAGCGATCGCCCCAAGCAATTGCTGTAGTATTTGAAAATACGCAGCTTACATATCAGCAGTTAAACCAACGGGCAAATCAGCTAGCGCATTATCTACGTACTTTAGGCGTTGGACCAGAAGTACTTGTCGGTATTTGTTTAGAGCGCTCCTTGGAGATGATTGTCGGGCTGTTGGGAATTCTCAAAGCTGGAGGCGCTTATGTGCCTTTAGATCCATCATATCCAAAAGAACGCTTAGCTTTCATCTTGGAAGATACACAAACCGCAGTGTTGTTAACCCAAGAGAAATTGGTCGAGAACCTACCACCGCATCAGGCGCAAGTGATTTGTCTGGACTTGTTTTTGGAAGAAAACACACAAAACAGCCAAGATAATCCTGTAAATCAGACGACGCTTGATAATTTAATTTACGTAATCTATACATCTGGTTCTACAGGACAGCCCAAGGGTGTAATGATTCCTCACCGTGGAATCTGCAATCAATTGTACTGGCGGCAAACAACCTTTAGATTAACTCCGGCAGACAAAGTTTTACTGACCATTTCTTTTAGTTTTGACCCCTCAGTGTGGCAGATATTCTGGCCGTTGTGTTTTGGGGGGCAATTAATTATGGCTCGCCCTGGTGGACATCAAGACGCTGCTTATCTTGTAAAAGTGATTACCGAGCAGCAAATCACTGTCCTAGCCTTAGTACCCTCAATACTCCGTGTTTTACTGGAGGAAAAGGGAATTGAGAATTGCCAATTTCTCAGACACGTTACCTGCGGTGGTGAAGCCTTAGCTGGCGAACTTATAGAGCGGTTTTTTGCCCAATTGAATTTGGACAATGTTCTACACAATTGTTACGGGCCGACAGAAGCTTCCATCGATACGACTTTCTGGACTTGCCAGCGGGGCACTAATTACACCATTGCTCCCATTGGTCACCCCATCACCAATGCACAGATTTACATTCTTGATGAAAATTTGCAGCCTGTGCCTGTTGGTGAATCAGGTGAACTGTATATTGGCGGTATTGGTTTAGGGCGGGGCTATCTTAATCGTCCAGAATTGACCAAAGAGAAGTTTATTATTGATCCTTTTAGCTCCAAAAAAGGGGCACGCCTTTACAAAACAGGGGACTTGGCACGTTACAACAGCGATGGTAATGTCGAGTTTGTTGGTCGTATCGATCACCAAGTAAAGATACGCGGTTTCCGGATTGAATTAGGAGAAATTGAAGCTGTACTCAGTCAACATCCGGCACTGACGCAGACTTTAGTCATAGCCAGAGAAGATGTTCCTGGTGATAAGCAACTCGTGGCATATATCGTTGCTAGCCCAGAGGAAATTCCTACTCAGATTGAATTACGGCGCTTTTTGCAAGGTCAGCTGCCTGAATACATGGTGCCTGGTTACTTTGTATTTTTGGATACCCTGCCATTAAACCCTAATGGTAAAATAGACCGCCGCGCTTTACCTGCGCCAGATACATCAGATCTTGGTTTATCAACTAACTTTGTCCCACCCCAGAATCCCGCAGAAGAGGTCTTAGCAAGCATCTGGGCAAAAGTTTTGCGTTTGGAACAAGTAGGCATCCACAATAATTTTTTTGAATTGGGAGGCCATTCACTGCTGGCTACTCAAGTGATGTCTAGAGTTCGCCAAGCCTTCGGGATAGAAATTCCGTTGCAAGTTTTGTTTGAGAATCCCACGATCGCTAATTTAGCTCAAGCCATAGCTGAAAACCAAATTTCCGAAAATAATCCCCAAAATCAGAGCATTCCCCAAATAGCCAACCGAGAATCAGTCCCCTTATCTTTTGCCCAACAGCGAGTCTGGTTTTTGGAACAGTTGGAACCCAATAGTCGGGCATATATCATCTCCGATGCACAACGGTTAACTGGGGAATTAAATCTGGGTGTATTGCAACAAGCACTAGATGCGATCGTTGTTCATCACGAAGCACTGCGAACAAACTTTATTAAATCACCCGATGGTAGCCCCATACAAGTAATTAGTCCGTCCCGGTCGGTCAAACTCAAGGTAATTAAAGTTACACAGGAGCAAGCAGAATTGCTCCTCACTCAAGAAGCGCAACCCCCCTTCAACCTAGAATCTGACTTAATGCTGCGGGCTAGCTTGCTGCAAATAGACGAACATGAGCAGATACTCCTGTTGGTCATGCACCACATCGCCTCAGATGGTTGGTCAATGGGTATTCTCTGGCAGCAGTTAGCAGCCGTTTATGAAGCTTTTTTAAATGGGAAGCCTTCTCCCTTAACAAAATTACCCATTCAATATGCCGATTTTGCTGTTTGGCAGCATCAATGGCTGTCAGGTGAAGTCCTCTCCAGCCAAATAAACTACTGGAAAACTCAGTTAGCAGGTGCTAATACTGTACTGGAATTGCCCACCGACCGACCACGGCCACCAGTCCAAACTTACCAAGGGGCGGCTCAATCTTTAATGCTACCCCAAAGCTTGAGTGCATCACTCACAGAACTCTCGCGTCAGGAAGGTGTCACCTTATTTATGACCTTGCTGGCGGCCTTTGGAACAATACTGCACCGCTACACTGGGCAAGAAGATATTCTCATTGGTTCTCCCATTGCTGGACGTAACCGTTCTGAAATTGAAGGGTTGATTGGATTTTTCATTAACACTGTGGTTTTACGGACTGATTTTTCCGGCAACCCCAGTTTTCGTTCAGTGCTGAGTCGAGTCCGCCAGATGGCATTAGGTGCTTATGCCCATCAAGATATGCCCTTCGAGAAACTGGTAGAAGAACTGCAACCAGAACGAGATACCAGCCGTAACCCACTATTTCAAGTGTGGTTTAATATGCTCAACTTGAGGGATATCCAACTGGAAATACCTGGGGTGGCTGTAGAACCAATCTCGATGCTCGAAACGGGTTCCAAGTTTGACTTAACTTTGTATGTTACAGAGCAAAACCAAGGAATCAAGCTTGATTTAGTCTACAATACCGATTTGTTTACTTCAGAGCGGATGATGGAAATGCTGCATCAATTCCATCATTTATTGAATCAAATTGTTGCTGCTCCAGAAAACCAGATTAGTTTGTATTCTCTTGTCACACCACAAGCCCGATTTTTGCTGCCAGAACCAAGGGCGGTGTTGCCAGAACCAGAGTACGAATTGGTAACAACAATGTTTACCTCTTGGGTAAACTCCGCCCCAGAACATGCAGCAGTTCGTCAAGGAACTCGCACTTGGAATTATGGGGAATTGGGCAAAATAGCTCAAGGCTTAGCTGAGGTTTTATTATCTCAGGGAGTCCAGCAAGGAGATGTGGTAGCGGTATTTGGGACGCGCAGCTTTGGACTGATTGCAAGTATGGTGGGTGTACTTTTGAGCGGCGGTGTGCTATTGACACTCGATCCGAAACTGCCTAGCGATCGCCACGATCTCATGCTACGAGAAGCTAAAGCTAAATACATATTATATATAGATAGTCAGACCCAAAAAGATAGGGGCATAGCTGAATGTTTAATTATTATCTGTGTAAACCCAGATACCGGAGAAATTATAAATTTACCCCAAGGCACTACTCAAGCGATAAACTGGCCCCAAATCACTGGTAACGATGCAGCTTATATTTTCTTTACTTCCGGCACCACTGGTGTGCCTAAAGGGGTGCTGGGTTGTCATAAAGGAATGGCGCATTTTCTCAATTGGCAGCGGCAGACATTTAAAATTGGTCAACAAGACCGGACTGCCCAATTGACGGGTCTTTCGTTTGATGTCGTCCTCAGAGATATTTTCTTACCTTTGACTAGTGGTGCAACCCTGTGTTTGCCAGAGGAAGGCGATAACTTAGAGCCGACTAAAATTTTGCGTTACTTGGAAGATGAGCAAATTTCTGTGTTGCACACAGTTCCTTCCTTGGCACAATCTTGGTTAGCGAATGTGCCGTCAGAAGTTACTCTAGGTAAATTACGCTGGTTATTTTTTGCTGGAGAACCTCTCAAGGAAACACTTGTACTTCGGTGGCGGGATGCTTTCCCAGAATCAGGGGAAATTATCAATCTCTATGGGCCGACAGAGACAACTTTGGCTAAATGTTATTACCCAGTACCCGTTGAATGTAGACCAGGGGTACAGCCAGTAGGAATGCCATTACCCGAAACCCAAGCACTGGTTTTCACACCAAATCATCAACCATGCGGCATTGGGGAACCAGGCGAAATTGTCATCCGTACTCCATTCCGGAGCTTGGGCTATATCAATGCCCAGCAAGAAAACCGTTCTCGGTTTGTCAAAAATCCCTTTGGGAATGACGAACAAGATTGGCTTTATTATACTGGCGATCGCGGTTGCTATCGTCCAGATGGTTCTCTGGAAATTCTCGGTCGCCGAGATCATCAAGTCAAAATCCGTGGCATACGCATTGAGCCAGGGGAAATTGAAACGGTGTTAGCCCAACACCCAGACATACTCCAGACTGTAGTAATTGCTCGTGAAGATGTTCCTGGGGATCAACGTTTAGTAGCTTACATTATCCCAAATCACGACTCAGTAACTACAGTTAGTGAAATCCGTCGCTTCCTCTCGACGAAGCTACCACAGTACATGCTACCTTCAGCTTTCGTCTTGCTGGAAACCATGCCCCTAACTGCCAACGGCAAGGTAGACCGCCGCGCCCTACCTGCACCTGACCTATCAAGACAAGAGCCAGAAGGGACTTTTGTTGCTCCCCGCAATCAAGTGGAACGCCAGTTAACAGAGATTTGGGAACAACTTTTAGGCGTGCAGCCCATTGGCGTTCAAGATAACTTCTTTGAATTAGGAGGACACTCGTTACTGGCAGTAAAATTATTTTGGCAAATTGAGAAGACATTTAATAAAAATCTGCCCCTTGCCACTCTCTTCCAGTCAAGTAGTATAGAGGCTTTAGCCAAAATCATCTGCCAAGAGGAAGATTTAGCAACAAACAAGGCTTCACTAAAACACAAATCAAAAGCTACTTGGTCATCCCTAGTAGAAATTCAACCTAATGGTTCCAAGCCACCTTTCTTCTGTATTCACGGACTAGGTGGAGAAGTCTTGTGTTTCCGTGAATTGGCACAACATCTGGGCTCAGAACAACCATTTTACGGACTACAACCAAGGGGACTTGATGGAAAATATCCTTTCCATACCTGCGTTGAAGATATGGCGGCGCACTACATTCAAGAAATTAAGACCCTTCAACCTCATGGACCTTATTTTCTCGGAGGTTATTCTTTTGGGGGTGGAGTTGCTTTTGAAATGGCTCGACAACTCCACGAACAAGGTGAGGAAATTGGTATTCTAATTATCCTTGATAGTTGTCGTCCTGGTTATAGTCGGCGATCGCCATTTCTCAAAAGAATTTTCTTGCATTTAAATAATATCCTTCGACAAGGAATTGGTTACCTTTGGCAAAAGGTTCTGAAATGGAGCTATTGGAATAAATCTCGTCTCCAAAATACATATAAGCGTTACTTGGAAGCCGTACTTGATTTACCTGAAACTGACAAGCATTTAAAAAGTATAGACATTAATACTCAAGCTATTAGTCAATATACTTACCCAGTTTACCCTGGTCGAGCTGTCCTCTTGCGGACTCAAGACAAGAACCGAGGCGAAGCTATAGGCACACAATACGATGCTCAATTTGGTTGGGGTGAGGTAGTTGCTGGAGGATTAGATATCCATTTAGTTCCCGGTTCTCACGTTTCTCTACTCCGGGAACCCGACGTACAGGTGGTAGCCGAAAAATTGAGAAATTGTTTAATTAAAGCACAGTCTCCAAAAAATTAA
- the rsmI gene encoding 16S rRNA (cytidine(1402)-2'-O)-methyltransferase, whose product MQTDPKPRTLYVVGTPIGNLEDMTFRAVRILQTVDIIAAEDTRHTGKLLQHFEVKTPQISYHEHNRTSRIPELLEYLTNDKAIALVSDAGMPGISDPGYELVKACIEAGISVVPIPGASAAITALSAAGLPTDRFVFEGFLPAKTQQRREHLESLQTESRTLIFYESPHRLQDTLQDLAEVWGSDRQIVLGRELTKLYEEFWRGTIAEAIAHYSQREPQGEYTLVLAGIPASQPQLTEEELKSELKQLISQGISRSQASRQLAKVTSLPRRQLYQLALSLVLDSDSNI is encoded by the coding sequence ATGCAGACCGATCCTAAACCAAGAACACTTTACGTCGTCGGCACACCAATTGGCAACTTAGAAGATATGACCTTTCGGGCGGTGCGAATTTTACAAACTGTAGATATTATTGCTGCGGAAGACACGCGCCACACAGGGAAATTGCTACAGCATTTTGAAGTTAAAACACCCCAAATAAGTTACCATGAACATAATCGTACCAGTCGAATTCCAGAGTTATTAGAATATTTGACGAATGATAAAGCGATCGCTCTCGTCAGTGATGCTGGAATGCCGGGAATTTCCGATCCTGGATATGAATTGGTAAAAGCTTGTATTGAAGCGGGTATTTCAGTAGTTCCTATTCCTGGTGCAAGTGCAGCAATTACGGCTTTGAGTGCAGCCGGACTACCAACGGATCGGTTTGTGTTTGAAGGGTTTCTGCCAGCGAAAACTCAACAGCGACGAGAACATTTAGAATCTCTGCAAACAGAATCTCGCACATTAATTTTCTACGAATCGCCGCACCGTTTGCAAGATACTTTACAAGACTTAGCAGAAGTTTGGGGAAGCGATCGCCAAATTGTACTAGGACGCGAGTTAACTAAATTGTATGAGGAATTTTGGCGGGGAACGATTGCCGAAGCGATCGCCCACTACAGCCAACGAGAACCCCAAGGTGAATATACCCTAGTTCTTGCGGGAATTCCAGCGAGTCAGCCTCAATTAACAGAAGAGGAATTAAAATCCGAGTTGAAACAATTAATCAGTCAAGGAATATCGCGATCGCAAGCTAGTCGTCAACTAGCAAAAGTTACTTCTCTTCCCCGTCGCCAACTCTATCAACTAGCTCTTTCTTTAGTTCTAGATTCTGATTCTAATATTTAA
- a CDS encoding mannosyltransferase family protein translates to MENLVRFSFWKQILLALLFYVVCSSIGIFLSVDGIAKLAVQEGKEFQYWDAIHYVNLGFNPSCQAFYPLWSQINRLFAPENPVIGLRYAFILCNILFVLSLPIVLYVLRKVIKSESLSFITLILYVVNPNSIFHSIGYTESLFSLWAIISVVALLFSTSVFWNCILAVSVILMSVSRPSLVQLFFASFSAIFCVYLGSHLKSESDSKTREWKKYTIPTGLIAICAIVGYSIYGIYCLLSTGNFLTPFKAQVEWGRTLQLRPLFLLFPRSLLNDLHGLYFPFILFFLVVVLIYFHAKRKKISLYVPKHPLLWITLFYPPIAILIYSIRSWLLAKAGKLTPQSVTPTIVQLQTNYVFFFCLFICIANAAIGFLAASGYLYSLARFVFATPFFFIAFGMVTDNLNSPKTREFLYGCILVSALGLIEQWYRWGNNRWVG, encoded by the coding sequence ATGGAAAACTTAGTTCGTTTTTCCTTTTGGAAGCAAATTCTTCTTGCTCTCCTGTTTTATGTTGTTTGCAGTAGTATAGGTATCTTCCTTTCTGTGGACGGAATTGCAAAATTAGCAGTACAAGAGGGAAAAGAGTTTCAGTATTGGGATGCGATTCATTATGTCAATTTGGGCTTCAATCCTAGTTGTCAAGCCTTCTACCCACTCTGGTCTCAAATAAATCGTTTATTCGCCCCAGAGAATCCCGTCATTGGGCTTCGATATGCTTTTATTTTGTGTAACATTCTCTTTGTTTTGTCACTACCTATCGTCTTATACGTCTTACGAAAAGTCATTAAATCAGAAAGTCTAAGCTTTATTACTCTTATACTTTATGTTGTTAATCCCAATTCTATTTTCCATAGTATTGGCTACACTGAGAGTCTATTCTCTCTCTGGGCAATCATTAGTGTAGTAGCTCTTTTATTTTCAACTTCCGTGTTTTGGAATTGCATCTTAGCAGTGTCTGTGATTTTGATGTCTGTATCTCGACCGAGTTTAGTGCAACTTTTCTTTGCTTCATTTAGTGCAATATTTTGCGTATATTTAGGAAGTCATTTAAAATCTGAAAGCGATTCCAAAACTAGGGAATGGAAAAAATATACTATCCCCACTGGATTAATTGCTATATGCGCGATCGTGGGTTATTCAATCTACGGCATCTATTGTTTATTATCAACAGGCAACTTTTTGACTCCCTTTAAAGCTCAAGTGGAGTGGGGAAGAACTCTTCAGTTACGACCGTTATTTCTGCTCTTTCCTAGATCCCTGTTAAACGATTTACACGGTTTGTACTTTCCATTTATTCTATTTTTCCTGGTCGTTGTCCTCATTTATTTTCATGCCAAACGCAAGAAAATTTCGCTGTATGTGCCCAAACATCCTCTACTCTGGATAACTCTTTTTTATCCTCCCATAGCAATTTTGATTTATTCTATTCGTTCTTGGCTGTTAGCCAAAGCTGGTAAGCTTACTCCTCAATCTGTAACTCCAACCATTGTCCAACTACAAACGAATTATGTGTTCTTTTTTTGCTTATTCATTTGTATAGCTAATGCAGCAATTGGATTTTTAGCAGCTTCGGGTTATCTCTATAGCCTTGCACGATTTGTATTTGCAACACCCTTCTTTTTTATTGCTTTTGGTATGGTGACAGACAATCTTAATAGTCCAAAAACACGAGAATTTCTTTATGGTTGTATCCTAGTTTCTGCCTTAGGACTAATCGAACAATGGTATCGTTGGGGCAACAACCGTTGGGTAGGATAA
- a CDS encoding sugar kinase → MPNLKSKIQNPKSDRGLFVGLVTLDLIYLADSPPQNNQKIVAIDYSVAAGGPATNAAVTFSYLGNQATVLGVVGSHPMTQLIRGDLANYQVAIADLEPTTDLVPPVSSIIVTQATGQRAVVSINAVKTQASSASIPANILENVAIVLIDGHQMAVGYSIAQTAKAQNIPVVIDGGSWKSGFEQILPFVDYAICSANFYPPNCQTPEEVFAYLSKFDIPHIAITHGERAIEYLSCTKTGIVDVPQIQAVDTLGAGDIFHGGFCHYILRESFTDALALAANIAADSCKFFGTRRWMDLK, encoded by the coding sequence ATGCCTAATCTAAAATCCAAAATCCAAAATCCAAAATCGGATCGTGGGTTATTTGTAGGTTTAGTAACCTTAGATTTGATTTACCTCGCTGACTCTCCCCCTCAAAATAATCAAAAGATTGTTGCTATTGACTATAGTGTGGCAGCTGGTGGCCCAGCTACAAACGCGGCTGTGACTTTTAGCTATTTAGGTAATCAGGCTACAGTCCTGGGTGTGGTGGGTTCTCACCCGATGACGCAATTAATTCGAGGTGATTTGGCAAATTATCAAGTGGCGATCGCCGATCTTGAGCCTACCACTGATTTAGTACCACCCGTCTCTTCAATTATTGTCACCCAAGCCACAGGGCAACGAGCTGTGGTTTCCATCAATGCTGTAAAAACTCAAGCTAGCAGCGCATCTATCCCAGCCAATATTTTAGAAAATGTTGCCATCGTACTAATTGACGGACATCAGATGGCGGTTGGTTATTCCATAGCCCAAACGGCGAAAGCCCAAAATATCCCAGTAGTCATTGATGGTGGTAGCTGGAAATCTGGATTTGAGCAAATTCTACCATTTGTAGATTACGCCATCTGTTCGGCTAATTTTTATCCTCCCAACTGTCAGACTCCAGAAGAAGTTTTTGCTTATCTGAGCAAATTTGATATTCCTCATATCGCCATTACCCACGGAGAAAGAGCAATTGAATACTTGAGTTGCACTAAAACTGGTATTGTAGATGTGCCCCAGATTCAAGCAGTTGATACCTTAGGAGCTGGAGATATTTTTCACGGTGGCTTCTGTCATTACATTTTAAGAGAAAGTTTTACCGATGCACTAGCATTAGCAGCAAATATCGCTGCTGATTCCTGTAAATTTTTTGGTACCCGGCGCTGGATGGATTTAAAGTAG